In a single window of the Melioribacteraceae bacterium genome:
- the purL gene encoding phosphoribosylformylglycinamidine synthase subunit PurL, which yields MNEPEVNLALALEHGLTEEEFVWICEKLGRIPSFTELGIYSVMWSEHCSYKNSIALLKTLPRSGGKLLVNAGEENAGLVDIGDGLAIAFKIESHNHPSAVEPYQGAATGVGGILRDIFTMGARPIASLNSLRFGTLDDARTRYLFEGVVKGIGDYGNCFGVPTVAGEVYFEECYKGNPLVNAMAIGLVDTKRVASATAKGDGNPVMIVGSSTGRDGIHGATFASEEISEKSESKRPSVQVGDPFTEKLLLEATLEIIKEDLIVGIQDMGAAGISCSTSEMSGKGESGMIVDLNKVPLREDGMSAYEIMLSESQERMLVVVKKGNEERVKEIFDKWDLNCEIVGHVTDNQKLIINYNGEKKAEINPQDLVLGGNAPVYYRETAEPKYLEETRKFDLKSLPQPDSIIEVFKKIFSSPNIASKNWVYEQYDSMVRTNTIVGPGSDAAVIYIKGTDKAIAAKTDCNGRYVYLNPKEGTKIAVAESARNVVCSGAIPLGVTNCLNFGNPYKPEMYWTFSKAIEGMGEACRYFDTPVTGGNVSFYNESPDTAVYPTPVIGMVGLIEKLENVTSANFKIEGDLIYLLGEDYEEVGGSEYLKVHHNLVTGEIPKIDLRAEKDLYTTILELINNGIVNSAHDISDGGILVSIAESAIIDKENPIGAKVNIPIKSREDFSLFSESQSRVIISVSPENKEFFESIASKSFTPYKLIGETGGKSLIVNDNYEFHLDELIDLYYNSISKRMNVSH from the coding sequence ATGAATGAACCTGAAGTAAATTTGGCTCTTGCTCTCGAACATGGATTAACAGAAGAAGAGTTTGTTTGGATTTGTGAGAAATTAGGTAGAATTCCTTCTTTTACTGAACTTGGAATTTATTCGGTAATGTGGAGTGAACACTGTAGTTATAAAAATTCTATCGCTCTCCTAAAGACTTTACCCAGAAGCGGCGGAAAACTACTCGTTAACGCGGGGGAAGAAAATGCCGGGTTAGTGGATATTGGTGATGGACTAGCAATCGCATTCAAAATAGAAAGTCACAACCATCCATCGGCTGTGGAACCTTACCAAGGAGCTGCCACAGGAGTTGGAGGAATATTACGAGATATTTTCACGATGGGTGCCAGACCAATAGCATCTTTAAACTCTCTTCGATTTGGAACATTGGATGACGCGCGTACCCGTTATTTATTTGAAGGTGTTGTAAAAGGAATTGGTGATTATGGTAATTGTTTTGGAGTTCCTACGGTAGCGGGTGAAGTTTATTTTGAAGAATGCTATAAGGGAAATCCATTAGTAAACGCGATGGCGATTGGATTGGTTGATACAAAACGTGTTGCATCCGCAACCGCAAAGGGGGATGGTAATCCTGTGATGATCGTAGGTTCCTCAACGGGACGGGATGGAATTCATGGGGCGACTTTTGCATCAGAAGAAATTTCGGAAAAATCGGAATCAAAACGCCCATCAGTTCAGGTTGGTGATCCATTCACAGAAAAATTACTGCTTGAAGCTACTCTCGAAATTATAAAGGAAGATTTAATTGTGGGTATTCAGGATATGGGTGCTGCCGGTATATCCTGCTCTACTTCTGAAATGAGCGGTAAAGGGGAGAGCGGAATGATAGTTGACCTTAATAAAGTTCCTCTGCGAGAAGATGGAATGAGCGCCTACGAAATTATGCTTTCAGAAAGTCAAGAGAGAATGCTCGTAGTTGTTAAAAAAGGTAATGAAGAAAGAGTAAAAGAAATTTTTGATAAGTGGGATTTGAATTGTGAAATAGTAGGACACGTAACAGATAATCAAAAATTAATTATTAATTATAACGGGGAAAAGAAAGCTGAGATAAATCCTCAAGATTTAGTTCTTGGCGGAAACGCGCCGGTTTATTACAGAGAAACCGCTGAACCGAAATATTTAGAGGAGACAAGAAAGTTTGATCTCAAATCTCTTCCTCAACCCGATTCGATAATTGAAGTATTCAAAAAAATATTTTCTTCACCCAATATTGCTTCGAAAAATTGGGTTTACGAACAATATGATTCGATGGTGCGAACAAATACTATTGTGGGACCGGGAAGTGATGCGGCAGTAATTTATATTAAAGGTACCGATAAAGCTATTGCGGCAAAAACAGATTGCAACGGAAGATATGTTTACTTAAATCCGAAAGAGGGCACAAAGATTGCAGTAGCTGAATCTGCTCGAAATGTTGTTTGTAGCGGCGCCATTCCGTTGGGTGTTACAAACTGCCTTAATTTTGGAAATCCCTATAAGCCAGAAATGTATTGGACTTTTTCCAAAGCAATAGAAGGTATGGGAGAAGCATGCCGCTATTTTGATACACCGGTTACCGGAGGAAATGTAAGTTTTTATAACGAGAGTCCGGATACCGCTGTTTACCCAACTCCTGTAATTGGAATGGTTGGCTTGATAGAAAAATTAGAAAATGTAACAAGTGCCAATTTTAAAATTGAAGGGGATTTGATTTATTTATTAGGAGAAGATTATGAGGAAGTAGGGGGATCGGAATATCTTAAAGTACATCATAATTTGGTGACAGGTGAAATACCTAAAATTGATCTTCGTGCGGAAAAAGATTTGTACACAACAATTCTTGAATTAATTAATAATGGAATAGTTAATTCGGCTCACGATATTTCTGATGGCGGAATTTTGGTAAGTATAGCAGAATCCGCAATTATTGATAAGGAAAATCCTATTGGCGCAAAAGTCAATATTCCAATTAAAAGTAGGGAAGATTTCTCACTTTTCTCCGAAAGTCAATCCCGTGTTATAATTTCAGTATCTCCAGAGAATAAAGAATTTTTTGAAAGTATTGCCTCAAAAAGTTTTACTCCATATAAATTAATAGGCGAAACCGGAGGCAAAAGTTTGATTGTAAATGACAATTATGAATTCCACCTCGATGAATTAATTGATTTATATTACAATTCAATTAGTAAGAGAATGAATGTCTCTCATTAA